One Olsenella sp. oral taxon 807 DNA segment encodes these proteins:
- a CDS encoding BspA family leucine-rich repeat surface protein, producing the protein MEEQAPQDPGARKDRRTTHGHTGITALRLVTLAACLAFALMLATAPPREAPRVGAIGAGCSYELDTWTGTLTIRPTDGVSGEMARVRDALPDEDLRHAVKSVTVEEGVLAPADSGYLFGGLYAMEALDLSGLDTSQVTNMGDMFFACSSLRSLDLSGWDTSQVTNMGDMFLGCSSLASLDLSGWDTSRVTDMWGMFSGCSSLSSVDLSGWDTSMVTDMGYMFDGCCSLTSLDLSHFDTSMVTDMGRMFCGCSSLTSLDLSHFDTSQVTDMSGMFSGCSSLASLDLSGWDTSRVIGMGYMFCDCASLASLDTSHLDTSKVTGMSGMFCGCASLPSLDLSGWDTSGVGGMWGMFWGCSSLSSLAVGERCGNVLSTDMHTSLPAGVGGWGWHSERDKRWLTTGELSSSRRGVADTYTAPEAWRSLVSPQAATASP; encoded by the coding sequence ATGGAGGAACAGGCACCCCAAGACCCCGGCGCACGGAAAGACCGGAGGACCACCCACGGCCACACGGGCATCACGGCGCTACGCCTGGTGACTCTCGCCGCCTGCCTGGCGTTCGCGCTCATGCTGGCCACGGCGCCGCCCCGCGAGGCACCGAGGGTCGGCGCCATCGGCGCCGGCTGCTCCTACGAGCTCGACACGTGGACCGGCACGCTCACCATCCGTCCCACGGACGGGGTGTCTGGGGAGATGGCCCGCGTCCGCGACGCGCTGCCCGACGAAGACCTCCGGCACGCCGTCAAGTCGGTGACCGTCGAGGAGGGCGTCCTGGCGCCTGCGGACTCAGGCTACCTCTTCGGGGGCCTGTACGCGATGGAGGCCCTCGACCTCTCGGGCCTCGACACCTCACAGGTCACAAACATGGGGGACATGTTCTTCGCGTGCTCGTCGCTCCGGTCCCTCGACCTCTCCGGCTGGGACACCTCACAGGTCACAAACATGGGGGACATGTTCCTCGGGTGCTCGTCGCTCGCCTCCCTCGACCTCTCCGGCTGGGACACCTCACGGGTCACGGACATGTGGGGCATGTTCTCCGGCTGCTCGTCGCTCTCCTCCGTCGACCTCTCGGGCTGGGACACATCGATGGTCACCGACATGGGATACATGTTCGACGGCTGCTGCTCGCTCACGTCGCTCGACCTCTCCCACTTCGACACCTCGATGGTCACGGACATGGGTCGCATGTTCTGCGGATGCTCGTCGCTCACCTCCCTCGATCTCTCCCACTTCGACACCTCGCAGGTTACGGACATGAGCGGCATGTTCTCCGGGTGCTCCTCGCTCGCCTCCCTCGACCTCTCGGGCTGGGACACCTCGCGGGTCATCGGCATGGGATACATGTTCTGCGACTGCGCCTCGCTCGCCTCACTCGACACATCCCACCTCGACACCTCGAAGGTCACCGGCATGAGCGGCATGTTCTGCGGCTGCGCCTCGCTCCCCTCCCTCGACCTCTCCGGCTGGGACACCTCCGGGGTCGGGGGCATGTGGGGGATGTTCTGGGGCTGTTCGTCGCTCTCCTCCCTGGCGGTCGGGGAGCGCTGCGGGAACGTCCTCTCCACCGACATGCACACCTCGCTCCCCGCGGGCGTGGGCGGCTGGGGGTGGCACTCCGAGAGGGACAAGAGGTGGCTCACGACAGGCGAGCTCTCGTCCTCTCGCCGGGGGGTGGCGGACACCTACACGGCCCCCGAGGCCTGGAGGTCGCTGGTGTCGCCGCAGGCGGCCACGGCGTCGCCGTAG